The following nucleotide sequence is from Paroedura picta isolate Pp20150507F chromosome 1, Ppicta_v3.0, whole genome shotgun sequence.
TGCGGACGGTGCCTGGGAGCGCAGGGGAGGCTCTCGAACCCGGCCTCCTTTTCGGGGCGATCGAGAGCGGCGCTTTGTGCCGATGACGGCCATGCGGAAGCTGCTCGCTCCGGGGCTCGTCCGCTCCCCTGGTGCCCTGGCACGTGGGAACGCGGCCAGCGCGGCTGCAGGTAAGGGCTGCCGGCTGGAGGGTGCTTGGTCAAGGTCGCCTAATGCTCTCGGTTGGAGCGACTGGCGTGATTGTATTCTGCTTTGAGGCTCCGCTTGGATTTTTATCTCATTAGGAGCCAAATACGTGCCTTTGGTCAAATGTATGTTTTAAGTTTGGAGGTAGAACTATTGAGCCTCTCGCGTTCTGATTTTAAGCTTTTGGCTATGCAATCCGTTTGCTTTGGGTTAAGACAcacgcaccccccctccccatttcttatgtctttaatttttaattatctaGCTATTACAAACTCTCCTAGACCTTTAGACTTGGGGCTGGCAGAACTGTCTGGTCTATAATGCCTCCCGAGTCACATTCCAAAAATCTTGTTTATTAAGGCCTCAGCcaaatagaatcatggagttggaagggacctcctgggtcatctagtccaaccccctgcactatgcaggacactcacatcccaattgctcatccctCTTTGTCAATGGGAACacctgatgtggggagaagaaggcccTGCAGTGGGCAGTAAGAAGACAAGATAGTGAGGACAGCAAATTATCTTCTTTTACGTGCCAtgccttgtctgtctccagattgcgaCTCTTAGGCaaattcctgcttcttctcagatgttcctctctctctctcagctagagatgtagttagaaGCCTATCTCTGCCTCACCCCTTTTCCTGTCGTTCCTAAACCTCTTATCTACACTATAATCAGGCTGTACaccttgctgtgttaattactctgccagcaCTCCTCTGGCAGAGGAGGATGAGCTGGTGAATCATGGGAATCCCTCCTACAGGGAATTCTAGGCAAGAGGGGGCAATGGCTCAGTGCTAAAGCATCCCTTTAGCATGCAGAACATCTtcagttcagtccccagcatctccagctaaaagaaccaggccataggtgatgtgaaggaccttggcctgagaccctggaaagctgctgtaaGTCTGAgtcgacaatactgaccttgatggacaaagGGCCTCATTCAGTATAATGCAtccaagagatgagcagaggtggttttcccttcccttcttctgtcCGGTGACccctgtcttccttggtggccttctaATCAACCCATGGATGACCTTGCTTAGCCTCTGAGTGGGTGGAAAaggcatccttatccattgttcctctatatttgtgaaacagccctgtgggtggagagtgtcctggctgtccaagatggaataggccctccctctccagttcCTATCTTCCCTCCTTGCCCGCtcaccaatgtgtgtgtgtggagggggggagttccttccctttggcccgcaaagcgaGGTGGCGAGGGGTTTGTGGCCCAAAGGGAAGCGGCCCctgcgagggggggggatttccttcCCTTTGGGCTGCAGCCCGCACCACACTGGAGCCCCGGCATAGCAACAACTATGAAGGCGGCCGTGCCAGCATCCAGCGCAGCTGCAAGAGCCTCCTTTGGAATGGCAGGGCAAATGACCACAGCGGTGGCCAGAATGGCGGCAGGTAGCAGCcaaccctttcaaagcccattttttaaaatgggctttgatacttgttgttgttgttatgtgcgaagtcgtgtccgacccattgcgaccccatggacaatgatcctccaggccttcctgtcctctaccattccccggagtccatttaagtttgcacctactgcttcagtgactccatccagccacctcattctctgtcgtccccttcttcttttgccctcgatcgctcccagcattaggctcttctccagggagtccttccttctcatgaggtggccaaagtatttgagtttcatcttcaggatctggccttctaaagagcagtcagggttgatctcctctaggactgaccggtttgttcgccttgcagtccaagggtctcgcaagagtcttctccagcaccagagttcaaaagcctcaattctttgacgctcggccttccttatggtccaactttcgcagccatacattgcaactgggaagaccatagccttgactaaacgcacttttgttggcagggtgatgtctctgctttttaggatgctgtctagatttgccatagctttcctccccaggagcaagcgtcttttaatttctttgctgcagtccccatctgcagtgatcttggagcccaggaaaataaaatctgtcactacctccatttcttccccatctatttgccaggaattgagagggccggatgccatgatcttcgttttcttgatgttgagttttaagccaacttttgcactctcctccttcacccgcatcaacaggctctttagttcctcttcactttctactagtattttaataaaagtgttggaatatgcaatgcttggtgtacaaagaagatcCTGCTGGGGGAGTAAGGAGACTGATAGTGAGGTCAGCATGTTCTCCTGTTAAGTACCTTGTCTGACTCCAGATGGCTACTTTCATGGCAATTTTCCCCTTCTTGGAAGTGCCACAGTCAGTCTCTCCCTCTCAGCTATTGATATAGCTAGGAACTTGTCTCTTGCTCTTcactatcaagtatgttagtttctgaataaagctttatttacactttaatcaggttgtgcccctttgctgtgttaattactttgCCAACAGGATGGATCCATAGGCTCTCACACATTGATACACAGCTCCACTTAGGAAACACAagagcttggccaggggaggttGGGAGATGGTGGCAGCCTTCTAGAATCTaggtcagggtttcatgaaaccctggggtttcccaaatgggtgggagttaattctttatatattttttaaaaatgttaaacatttatcaagtgatatgaccctatGTGGTTATATTGACCCCCCCCAataccccccaaatggccaatgatgggctgggaaagaggggccgcaggtgggcatgtacccagctctgcttcccaaccatattctgcacgatcgcagcccgatgaaggtttcaggggtttctcaatagtaaaaaagttgagaaaggctgatataagaTATAgattcccttgtggggttccgcagggccctgttctctccccccacgctttttaacatcgttatgcaccctctggcacagctggtacagagctttgggctgggttgtcatcaatatgctgatgacacccagctctatctcctcatggacgccgtctggactcccccccccttcccagaaccatttgccagatgtttggaagctgttgctggatggttacagcagagttgcctgaaactcaacgccTCCAAGCTGGAGGTCCCATGGCTGGGTGGCAGGGGGTTGggtcaggaagcgtgcttacccaccctggctgggacACAACTTACGACTGAccatggccaggaacttgggagtgaccattgacgcctcacTGATTTtagaggcgcaggtcaagaaggtagcccggcaggcatttctccatcttcaccaggcacgggtactagcatcctacctatcctctgaacgcttggccacagtgatccatgcaacagtcacctgcaGAAAAGATTtgtgtaactcgctgtacgcgggCCTTCTcttggccttgatctggaaattgcagctggtgcagaatgcagccgctagggtcctcacggggaCATCTtctgtttttgacttttaaggccctccgcggtctgggtcccacatatctgagggaccgccttttgccctatgccccctgcagggctttacactctgcgggcactaatctattggtcattctcggccccagggaggcatgcctggcctggcccctacctggtggaatgtgctcccagaggAGCTTTCAACAGAGgcaccaggtctatagttgaggctggaGTGGCGAGGGAGATATGATGGGTCCCCCACTATTAAGCAAGTAAGCATTCGCTATGTTATCtacgctccctcctcccactcctgtactagatttctggggggggggggggtttagtgggTAGCAGACAACcatggttttaaaaagttttcaggAGTCTCTATTGTACATGGATGCAtgtccagaattgttttaatggggcttttaatacagacagttgtaacccgccatggcccagtttgggagtggcaggcaataagtctaaataatgagtaaataaataaaatatcaacagTGCCCTGAAAAACTACAATGGAAAAAATTCCAATGCCATCTATGTGCTAAACATTCATAAGCTCTACATAAACACTTAGCAGATTGCATTGGGATTGTAGTACTAGTCAAACAATGGAATGTAAAAATATATCCCTCCCTTCACTGGTAGAAAACTGGCACAAGGTGGGGAGGGGTCTTCGTCTTGACCAGCTACTTTTCGGGGTGCAGGGAAATTATTTGGTCCCATTCTAGCACATGATAGGCGCATCACCCCCCTCACCTGAAGGGGCTCCGCCTCCTTGAGGCCTGACCACGCCTcctcaacgcccccccccccttctcccctccaggCGTCGATTGATACCTGGCACGGCCTCCCGCTCCCGCTTTCCCAGCCAGGAGGCGCCGAGAGAGCAGCGGGCGTGGCCGAAGCTCCGGCTCCCGCCGCCTTCTGGCGCAGCTACACCTGTGCGTGGGCGGGGAAAGGGCCGCGACGGGCGGCTCGGGGAGCCAATCGGGAGCGGCCGCCTGCTCACCTGCGCGCTGCGCTCTCGCCTCGCTCATTTGTCCCAAGGAGACCGGGCGGGGTAGGCGATGGCAGAGGCTGCTGGGAGGCTGGCCGGATCCTGTGAGTTGGGAATGGGGCGGGCTTCGAAACAAGGGCGCGAGGGTGGCGGATTGAATAGAAGGGAGGGGCGAAGAGAACCAAATAGAAATGGTCAATGAAAGCAGGACGGAGGGCGTCAAAAAGTAGGGAGGAGATGGGTTGGGGGAGAAGAGCTAGGAAGCCCCTGTTGTCCCAGGCAGGAGGGGCGGAGGCCTGCAAAGGAGCTTCCCTGTGGACGGTGTGGGGTGGGATGGCCGGGTTCCCTCCCAGGCCAGGCTTTATTTTTTTGCTCTGACAATCTTCTTGGTTCAATGAAAGCCGACCAGATATTGGGCTTTTAACCTTCCAGAGCAAGTGCCGGAAAGTGGAGATGGCCGAAGGGTTGGCAGTAGCTGCCGGCTTGCCCTTCCAAGCAGGGTGAGAGAAGCTTTAGCTCTGACGCCGTACGTTAGAACTTGCGCAATTGAATAGGTGAAGCTTCATCCTGGCCCCATGGGGGGTTGTGAAAGGTTTCCCAACATAATATCTGGGCTGCCGGCTGTTTGAAAGCCgtggaaacaagctcaggattttTAAACTTCAGGAGAACCGACAGCCTGTGTTGAGATGCAGCTGGGAAAAATGCAAATGGAtgtctgtttttttctccctgtccTCAAGCAAAAGTGATTTCCTATGAGGAGGTGAAGAAGCTGGTGGCTGAAGGGGCGGCCCAGATTTTTGATGTCCGGTCGCCAGAAGAAGTAGCCAAGGGGAAAATTGCAAGTGCTGTCCATATTCCAGGTGAGAGCAGGGTGCTACAGTGCCTCTGTGCATGCATGCGGCTTGATGCAAAGTTGTGTTGAATTGCCAGGGGGAGAGACCGGTTCTGCTAGGGGAAGGCCGAGCTGTACCTGAAGGGCTAGTTTCCTTAGCATTTTgggaacccacccaccctccctttccaAAGCTAATCTGTAAGTGAAATTCCCTTTTCCCTTACATTTTATTGAGCCTTCCGTGTCAAACTGGTTCCCTGGTATTTCTTCACCTTCAGAAAGATGCTgcccagagagaagggggaagCCAGCTGCCTCAGTGGttttgaagaagaggaaaggttggttcttatatgtcgcttttctctacctgaagtagtctcaaagtggcttcaaatCTCCTTCACTTTATTCTCCccgaaacagacaccctgtgagatagaaggtttggttcttatatgccgcttttctctacccaaaggagtctcaaagcagcttacaatcgacttccctttcctctccccacaacagacaccctgtgaggtgggtgaggttgagagagccctgatattcctgctcggtcagaacagctttatcagtcctatggtgagcccaaggtcacccagctggctgcatgtgggggagcgcagaatcaaaccgggctcgccagattagaagtccgcactcctaaccacgacaccaagctgaccTTTTGCTTGCTCAGGCCTCTCCCTCTTGCTGTAAACAGAAACAGGTTGACTTGCCTTTCTTTttacaaggaggaggagggttttAGTGGAACAAATGAAAGGCACAGGGGCTCAGCTTGGGAGGGAGGCCTGACGCTTTCCAATCCTGACTCTTCTGTGCAGTGGCGGAGGTAGAGGAAGCTTTCAAAATGGACCtggaaacttttaaaatgaaGTACGGGGTGAACAAGCCGCAGCCGGACGACGACAACTTGGTTTTCCACTGCCAGATAGGCAAAAGAGGGGCCCGAGCGACAGAAATCGCCGTGACGCTGGGCTACGCCAAGTAAGTCTTCGTTTCCACTGTACTCCCACAAAGCCGGCTGGTAAACGGGGAATTCAGAGGGGTGTGCGGCAGGCATTGCTTCCTTTTTGAACTGGTTTCTGCTGCAGCTGAGTTAGCTCTTGTAATGTCCAAATTCTTCCTTCTGCCAGTATTTTGgccttactttttctttttttgcctccCCAGAGCTCGCAACTATGCTGGCGGCTACAGGGAGTGGTCggagaaagaaggaaagtgaGGTGTGAAGGGATCCAGGCCCCTCTTACTTTGGACTCCAGTCTCCCGGAAAGTTGGAGGCTTCCCTTGGAAAGAAGATTCATCTGCTGCTCTCCCCGTTCTCTCTTGCCAAAATGGAACAGCAAAGATTTTGCCAGGCCCCTTGAGTGAATCGTAGCGCCTCCTTGGAGCTAGAGATGGCCAGAGTTGGTTCTATActtcccacctgccctccccctccctgaaatTATGCTTGTGAGTGCATTGGCCAAGAGTCGCGTATATTCTGTAGGGGCTCCATTTGCTATGGCATACCCCCTAGAGGGTGGGCCACCATATTAAGGCACTGTGGACTGTGAAATCCTTCTAGTAGATCCGCACACTTTAAAGACCGTAAGATGAGATTCAGTGTTATAATTACGTCTCCACTCTAGCTTGAcgttgtttattttaaacatgctGATATTCCCCTTCTTGAATTTCTGTACTGTTCAAGTGGGGTCCTGCAAGAATCACGGGGGAATTCTCTCCAGGTCCACCCACCCGCTGCTTCACCTGAGCCCTGGCTGCAGATCAGCATCCCCCCCTCTGCTGCCCAGATGGTAAAGCTGGTGTCGGGCAGGAAGGTGGGCAGTGCTGCCATAGCAAAGCTGGAGAGCTGCACCAGCTTTGGCCAGGGCCGCCGGTTCCAGGGCAGCTCGTAGCTTCTGCCACCAGGCCCAGCCTGTGCTCTCCCCCTGCAGCTCCCTGAACTTGCACCTGTAGCAGCACTGTGCTGGTAGAGGGAATATAAACTAAATTATAGAGAGGGCAGACAGCAGTAATGTGGGGGTAGAACTGGGGGTTCATTGCCCcctaatgaagaagagttgggctttatactctcttccctgcccaaaggagtctcaaagcaactattggtcaccttcccttcctctccccacaacaaacaccctgtgagggaagtgaggccaagagagctctgacgggactgtactgttagaacagctctatcggtGCTATGATAAACGGCTGGGGCTGtgcgtggaggaggagggggaggaatctaCTGGGCCCACCAGATTATAAGCTGCCgctgttaaccaccacaccacactgacaGTGAGAAGGTCAGCGGCTATGGCGCTGAGCTTTTATGGGCTCGTGGGAGCCTGTTGTGGTTGCTGAAGCTCCCAGCCCGGAAGCTCCCAACCTCATTCCTTCAGTAGTGGCAGCCTGGGCTGTGTGCATCCTGGCACTTTTTCCTCTTGCTGGGTAGTTGGCAGCATCCCTCAGCCACCCGGCTCCTTCAGGGTCCTCCGAATGGCCATGGGAGGGGCAGTGGAGGCTCTCTCCACATCCCAGCCTGCCCACTTCCATGCCAGCTGAGATGAGAGGAACAGCGTCTCCCTCCGTGCTCAGCATCTCATACAGAGGGGCTTTTGTCTGTACCTCTCTTCTGTTTGGGGGAATTTAATCCCTCctccattatttttttaatgtgtcagATTATTCGGCCGTTCTGAGGGGGTACATTCCCCCATGCTTGGGGAAAAGTTTGCTTCGAGTCGAAGTGGCCCCAAGGGATAGATTTAGGTATTTGCAGATTGGAGCACATGTCACTATTGGAATAGAAGTTGTTGCTTACGGACAGGTGAGAAGCATATTTTGAAGGTTAAAACAGGAAGGGTGAGTAGGAGCCTCTATGATCCGTGCATCCCTCTGTCGACTTGGCAAGCGAATGGCTTTCCCTCCCACCAACTGCTACCGGAGAGCTTCTTGAATCAGAAATAGTAGGAGGATTGGACCTTCTCCATTCACAGTCTACTCCACTGCTGAGTTGTAGGCCTACCAGGAGCTGCGGTCTACTCTCCATTGGTACACGCAGACCACAAGGGGTTTTGTTTTGCCATCAGTGGCTTTTCAGCTTCTCACGCAGGGAAAGGTCTTTCTCAGCACCTGCTGTCTTGACAgcctttatctggagatgccggggattggacCGCGTGTGTTGCATACTGACCATCTGCAGTTCCCAACCTCTACAGCTGAGAAAGAATAAGTGAGCAAAGGAAGAGCAACTGAAGCTTGTCCAAGCCACGTCAGGGTTgatgagggggaagggaggagaaggtgAAGTGTAGCTGCAAGAATGGAACAGACTTGGAGGAGGGTGAAATTGAGGAAGGGGTATCTGAAAGCCATTTCCTGGGCGGGGAGGGTTGACCAAAAGTGACATCTCAAGAGTGGTGGGTCTTCAGATGTTGGTTGGGGTGCTAGCCCCTAGCCTGATATCGAGATGGGTTTGAAACAGGGAGGGACGGCATCTTATGACATACACCCCAAGGTGtttctggaataggctgcctaaggaggtgagctcccccttcaagcaaaggttggatacacacttttcttggatgctttaggatgcttagggctgatcctgcattgagcaggggggttggactagatggcctgtatggccccttccaactctgtgattctgtgtttggAGGGAAGTCATACAACTGAAACAATACAGTACATACATTGCAGACGTGGGGGAAATTTGCAACTGTGAATGTGTTTATATTTAGCTGTAGATGCAGAATTGATGGTTATGGGGGAGGGCTGCCAAATGTTAGACCTTGGAGTGTTTTGTCAGATTCCATACACCTTACAGCTCTTCATGGATTCTAAATTTAAAAACCGCACCATAATGGCTGTTATGACTTTGAATTATAGGTGCCGTTTTGGGTGAGGAAACTGATCCTTTGTAAACACTTCTTGGGAAAGGGACTTTGGATTATGGTAGTGGTGCAACAGAAACAATTTCTCTACTTAAACCACTTCAGGAATCCccgagagcaggggtagtcaaactgcggccctccagatgtccatggactacaattcccagaagcccctgccagcattcgctggcaggggcttctgggaattgtagtccatggacatctggagggccgcagtttgactacccctgcccaagagaaATGACTGCTCTTTCACCTGAGCTGGATTCTACCACCTGTTTTCAAAGCAAGTTCCAACCAACATTGACCACTAGAGGTCAGCACACCCTCACGGTGCCATCTGACATACAAAAACTATTGTTTGTTTGGTGAGAGGTGTTGGGAATAAAAGGTTTTTTACATTAAACATCTGTTAATGAGCCATAGCATACATTTCACAGTATACTTGAAGGGAAGTAGGGGAGATGACATCATGTGAACTTCAAGGCCCCACTCGGGGACCAACCGGAAAAGAAGTCTTGGGGCTACAGTGACTCAATCAGTGAAACTGTCAGCTCTGTGTGAGTCAACAGCAGTGGGGAAAGGTCTAATTTCATGCTAGGGATTGGTAGGAAGTAGGAACTAGTCTGAAAATGAATCAGCCAATGTCATACTGCTGTTGTACAGATTTACGGCATTTTTGCCATTTGGAATACAGCGTACAAAATTCTGGTCACCGTTCCCAAAAAGAAGTGGTGGAAGGCTATTATTTCAAGCAGTGTTtgcgttttttttaaaggtatctgGGTACTTATGGCTGGGAAACACAATGCTGGGATAAGTAGACTTTTCTAAGAGCTTAGAAGGCATCACTTCTGTGCTGTGAAACCAAACAGGTGAGATGATTCAATTAACATAAGAATAGCCTTGCTGGTTCTCCAACATCCTGTCTTGTAcaatgaccaaccagttcctttggaggtgCAATAACAGAACAACTGCCTATTGTtcggagcaaaaaaaaaatcctcttggcCTTTTACCAGATGGGAGGCTTCTCAAACCAATGAGATgtgccttgctgggtcagaccgccatctagtccagggtccTGTAATATAGTGGCCAATGTGGACATCTACAATTTAATCCCTtgtgaataagaagagttggtttttacaccccactttttactacccaaacgagtcttaaagtggcttgcatttgccttcccttcctcttccccacaacaaactcactgtgaggtgggtgaggctgagagatttctgacaggcctgctctgtgagaactgctctaacaggactgtgatgagcccaaggtcacccagctggctgcatgtggaggaacggggaatcgaATTCAGCTTACCAGAtgagaagttgctgctcttaccCACTGCACCAAGCTTAAGAACTGTTTCCTTTGGTCCCTTCAAACTTATTGCATGCCCCAAGTTCTAGcaaggtgtatgtgtgtgagttcTCTCTAATTTCTCCACTCAATGCATAATTGTATAATGCTTTATCATACCTCCCCTCCTCAGGCATCCTTTTTTCTAAAGTGAGATGCTCCAAAATCTATTGCTGGGCTCACTGAGAAGTTGCTCCAACCCCTTAAGCCTCCCTGTTGCCTTCTGCATTTAATCCCGGCGGAAACATTTTTATGTAATGCTGCAAACACATATTAGAAGCACTGTGCCTTAATCAAGTTACTGGACTATTAATATCAATGAGGCATATGTTGAAGGACGCCTGGTTATGGGGGTGGAGAAAGGAACAGAGTTTATGGGAGATGAGTTGCACGGTCAGGGATACAAAGATGACATCCGGGAAATATTAAACACCTTGACCTGCGCAACAATCAAAAGCAATCTGTGTAGGCTGCTTAGATAAATTGCCAACTCGAGACGGTATGGCTGCAACCCGAGGCATGTTTAACCAGGGAGGAAGTCCTTTTGCATGCTGTATGATTTGTTTCTGAGTAggactgtttaggattgttccttCAGGGAGCACTCCTAAGCAGACACTTCTGCTCAGAATATTCCTCAGGTCTGTTCAACAGGGCTTGCACTCGGTGTCCTTAGGGTTGTGTTGTAAATCCAGCATGTCCCAGTGGGCCTTCTTATGATGTGTGGTGATGGTTCTAACTGTCTCCCATCCCTGAAATTGTGCTGCCCCGGAACCATATGGAAACACCTTATATGGTGCAAAAGGAGTGGTTTCAGGAACAACCCAAACCccgtagtagaagaagaagaagagttggttcttatatgtcacttttccctacccgaaggaggctcaaagcagcttacagtcgccttcccattcctctccccacaacaggcaccttgtggggtgggtgaagctgagagagtgctgatatcactgcctggtcagaacagttttatcagtgccgtggcgagcccaaggtcacccagctggctgcatgtggtggggtgtggaatcgaacctggcatgccagattagaagtctgcactcctaaccactacaccaaactggtaataatcagtgtaaaggtaaaagtatcccctgtgcaagcaccgagtcatgtctgacccttggggtgacgccctctagcgttttcatggcagactcaatacggggtggtttgccagtgccttccccagtcattaccgtttaccccccagcaagctgggtactcattttaccgacctcggaaggatggaaagctgagtcaaccttgagccagctgctgggatcgaactcccaacctcatgggcagagctttcagactgcatgtctgctgccttatcactctgcgccacaagaggctctagtaatCAGCATATTAATAGCCTAATTTTGCCATCTGGGCCTCCTGCGGGACTGGAGGCTTCTCCAAATGATTGAATCCCTCCTGGTGAATTCTCGAATGGGAATGCACACATGCTGCATCAGGAACTTAACAGGTCATGTGCTTAAAGTACAGGTTGCTAGATTCTAggtacaggggtagtccaactgcggccctccaaatgtccatggactacagttcccatgagcccctgcccgcatttgctcatgggaactgtagtccatggacatctggagggccgcagtttgactactcctgttctaggaCATCAGGTTTAATTTTGCTGCAAAGAATGAAATGTGCAAAGAATGAAAACATGAATTGCCAAAAAAAGACACCAATAttatctgtcccccccccaaaaaaaaacctgtgtgtGGACATTCCGTTCAAGATGCTGACTTCCAACAATAAGAAGTAGCTTCCCAGGACGCAGGGAGGGCCAATAGTCAACCTGTCCTCAAACATCTGCATcagctaccagttgaattccggatctaGGTCTTAAACCTTCCAGGACGTACGTGGTCTGGgccttgcatatctgagggacctcctCTCCCATTATGCCCCCTGAACACTATGATCTTCGAATGCTAATACGTTGTTGGTCTTTGGCAGTTgttgttcccatgagccctggacCTGTGCTGCATTGCCTCCAGCTAGCTGAAGTGtctctggctttgaccaggg
It contains:
- the TSTD1 gene encoding thiosulfate:glutathione sulfurtransferase isoform X3 produces the protein MTAMRKLLAPGLVRSPGALARGNAASAAAAKVISYEEVKKLVAEGAAQIFDVRSPEEVAKGKIASAVHIPVAEVEEAFKMDLETFKMKYGVNKPQPDDDNLVFHCQIGKRGARATEIAVTLGYAKARNYAGGYREWSEKEGK
- the TSTD1 gene encoding thiosulfate:glutathione sulfurtransferase isoform X2; this encodes MAEAAGRLAGSSKVISYEEVKKLVAEGAAQIFDVRSPEEVAKGKIASAVHIPERCCPERRGKPAASVVLKKRKVAEVEEAFKMDLETFKMKYGVNKPQPDDDNLVFHCQIGKRGARATEIAVTLGYAKARNYAGGYREWSEKEGK
- the TSTD1 gene encoding thiosulfate:glutathione sulfurtransferase isoform X1, whose product is MTAMRKLLAPGLVRSPGALARGNAASAAAAKVISYEEVKKLVAEGAAQIFDVRSPEEVAKGKIASAVHIPERCCPERRGKPAASVVLKKRKVAEVEEAFKMDLETFKMKYGVNKPQPDDDNLVFHCQIGKRGARATEIAVTLGYAKARNYAGGYREWSEKEGK